From Aegilops tauschii subsp. strangulata cultivar AL8/78 chromosome 5, Aet v6.0, whole genome shotgun sequence:
GCTATCGACGGAGAAGGCGGTGGTGATCTTCACGCCTAGCAACGACTGCCCAATGAGCTACACAGTGACGACCCTCTTCTCGGGCCTCGGCGTTTGCGCGGCCGTGCACGAGCTGGACAAGGACCCCCGGGGCCGTGACATGGAGCGCGACCTCGCCCGTCGCCTGG
This genomic window contains:
- the LOC109759196 gene encoding glutaredoxin-C15, translating into MERVTRLSTEKAVVIFTPSNDCPMSYTVTTLFSGLGVCAAVHELDKDPRGRDMERDLARRLGRTPAVPAVFIGGKLVGSTDRVMSLHLGGKLVPMLKAAGAIWL